In a single window of the Branchiostoma floridae strain S238N-H82 chromosome 2, Bfl_VNyyK, whole genome shotgun sequence genome:
- the LOC118403710 gene encoding fibrinogen C domain-containing protein 1-B-like, giving the protein MTTVPAVENYHNTYTFTTVDLQGPGTHVRKLCIVSQVTSGFELDDSPLDPSIVWTPILQSGYSTGCTDITEDSHTLIHTDPTAVYDIVVSGSSDQETYGFHGGQLKPCPPDPPPPRDCADWFAKGSRDDGIYTVDDPPFNVWCDMDPFGCGGTVIQRRTSGSLDFEREWSDYENGFGDLDGEMWLGLKNISVISSRRNHMLHILLEDWDGVTAHASYSVFSVGTEDTNYELTIDAYAGNAGDSMGPVGRYDSSGKMFTTTDRKNDDNGVFNCAEAYSGGGWWYPPGCGYAYLNGKYLRDCNPHCDPSQGVVWQTWRGAGYSLRRTLMVIRPQGWHCILHTSFSLTEPLAGPIQCILGAPEALSG; this is encoded by the exons ATGACCACTGTTCCCGCTGTGGAGAATTACCACAACACGTACACCTTCACAACAGTAGACCTGCAGGGACCCGGCACACATGTCCGCAAGCTCTGCATCGTGTCACAG GTAACATCTGGGTTTGAGTTGGATGATTCCCCTTTGGACCCTTCCATCGTTTGGACGCCGATTCTGCAGAGCGGCTACTCAACCGGCTGTACTGACATTACTGAAGACAGCCATACACTCATTCACACTGATCCAACAGCTGTGTATG ATATTGTCGTCAGCGGCTCCTCTGACCAAGAGACTTACGGCTTCCATGGAGGTCAATTGAAAC CTTGTCCCCCGGATCCACCACCCCCCAGGGACTGCGCAGACTGGTTCGCGAAGGGGTCCCGAGATGACGGCATCTACACGGTGGACGACCCGCCGTTTAACGTCTGGTGCGATATGGACCCGTTTGGATGCGGTGGGACCGTCATTCAACGCCGCACATCCGGCTCTTTGGACTTCGAGAGGGAGTGGAGTGACTACGAGAACGGCTTCGGGGACTTAGATGGAGAGATGTGGCTGGGGCTGAAGAACATCAGTGTCATCTCCTCCAGAAGGAATCACATGCTCCACATCCTTCTGGAAGACTGGGACGGTGTGACGGCTCACGCCAGCTACTCCGTGTTCTCTGTTGGAACAGAGGACACCAACTACGAGTTGACG ATTGACGCATACGCCGGTAACGCTGGAGATAGCATGGGCCCGGTGGGACGCTATGACTCCAGTGGAAAGATGTTCACTACTACAGACCGCAAAAACGACGACAACGGCGTCTTCAACTGTGCGGAGGCGTACAGCGGGGGCGGATGGTGGTATCCCCCAG GATGTGGATATGCCTACCTGAACGGGAAGTACCTGCGTGACTGCAATCCCCACTGTGACCCGTCGCAGGGCGTGGTGTGGCAGACGTGGAGGGGCGCGGGCTATTCTCTGCGGAGGACTCTCATGGTCATCAGACCCCAAGGTTGGCACTGCATACTTCATACTTCATTCTCTCTCACAGAGCCTCTCGCGGGGcctatacaatgtatcttgGGAGCTCCGGAGGCTCTAtcgggctga
- the LOC118409995 gene encoding phospholipid scramblase 1-like, producing MGDQPPSYQATEQQPGMQQPAMPQPAMQQPVMQQPGVMPPPGGMKGQWVPPPQQAIPGCPPGLEYLTQVDQLIVHQQIELFEAFTNIQMANKYAVKNSMGQQIFFAYEDSEFCMRFCCGPNRSFTFHILDNAGHEVMRMRREFKCCAGCPWCASCARDCCAYEVYVESPPGQLIGMAIQSGSKWKPHYEILNANGESIFHLWGPCCVWNGACCTCDVDFNVYGTDQTTEIGKITRNYAGFGREFFTQANHYSMSFPMDLDVKLKAVLMGAMILVDFMFYEQPK from the exons ATGGGAGATCAG ccacCATCCTACCAGGCCACAGAGCAGCAACCAGGCATGCAGCAACCGGCCATGCCACAGCCAGCCATGCAGCAGCCGGTGATGCAACAGCCAGGGGTGATGCCACCCCCTGGGGGAATGAAGGGGCAGTGGGTGCCACCCCCCCAGCAGGCCATCCCAGGATGCCCCCCTGGTCTGGAGTACCTGACCCAGGTGGACCAGCTCATCGTCCACCAACAGATTGAGCTGTTTGAAG CTTTTACCAACATCCAAATGGCAAACAAGTACGCTGTGAAGAATTCCATGGGACAGCAGATATTCTTTGCCTATGAAG ACTCTGAATTCTGCATGCGTTTCTGCTGTGGACCCAACCGCAGCTTTACCTTCCATATCCTTGACAATGCTGGGCAT GAGGTGATGCGTATGCGGCGTGAGTTTAAGTGCTGTGCAGGCTGCCCGTGGTGTGCCTCGTGCGCCCGTGACTGCTGTGCCTACGAGGTGTACGTGGAGTCACCTCCAGGACAGCTCATCGGCATGGCCATCCAGTC TGGGTCCAAGTGGAAGCCCCACTATGAGATCCTGAATGCCAATGGAGAGTCTATCTTCCACCTGTGGGGCCCCTGCTGTGTGTGGAACGGGGCCTGCTGCACCTGTGATGTGGACTTCAAT GTGTATGGTACTGACCAGACCACAGAGATTGGGAAGATCACCAGGAATTATGCCGGCTTTGGCAGGGAGTTCTTCACCCAGGCCAACCACTACAGCATGTCAT tcccCATGGACCTGGATGTGAAACTGAAGGCTGTGCTGATGGGAGCCATGATCCTGGTG GACTTCATGTTCTATGAGCAGCCGAAGTAA
- the LOC118403700 gene encoding fibrinogen-like protein 1, producing the protein MDCADLFASGERQDGVYSVGYPPFEVYCRMTTLNCGSTILQRRQDGSVDFGRPWSDYQAGFGDPSGEVWMGLEKAHRLTSTSDYELIIELEDWDGNVAEATYRTFNVGDITSFYALEIGDFAGDAGDSLAPDGRYNANGQQFSTFDVKNDDNEDFNCASTYSEGGWWYPPGCGYAFLNGKYLTDCNPYCDPSQGVVWHTWKGSGYSLKRSTMMMRPVNFDNTPCIPTTTEEPPSTLASVAATSDDPGNALAAGDGIWDKYLAGEYNPDEPESGGNASWTEWQLWKTGEPLPPRYDKSQRPTSGEYIYDSRVRTGLDRSSTKGLDHLLGSRSPGPTLDTATELREEHQKDICRGQGEYIGHGDIPVAAQEWADCL; encoded by the exons ATGGATTGCGCCGACCTGTTCGCGTCCGGGGAACGACAAGATGGCGTCTATTCCGTGGGATATCCTCCGTTCGAAGTCTACTGTCGCATGACAACTTTGAACTGTGGTTCCACCATCTTACAACGACGACAGGACGGGTCGGTGGACTTTGGGAGGCCTTGGAGTGACTACCAGGCAGGATTTGGTGACCCAAGCGGAGAGGTGTGGATGGGTTTGGAGAAAGCACATCGCCTGACGTCAACGTCGGACTACGAGTTGATCATTGAGCTCGAGGATTGGGACGGAAACGTGGCTGAGGCGACCTACCGGACGTTCAACGTTGGAGACATTACTTCGTTCTATGCGTTGGAG ATAGGAGATTTTGCGGGTGACGCAGGAGACAGTTTGGCACCAGACGGACGGTACAACGCCAACGGCCAACAATTCTCAACCTTCGACGTGAAGAATGACGACAATGAAGACTTCAACTGTGCGTCAACGTACAGTGAAGGCGGATGGTGGTATCCACCAG GTTGCGGCTACGCGTTCCTAAACGGGAAGTACCTGACGGACTGTAACCCTTACTGTGACCCGTCTCAAGGGGTTGTCTGGCACACCTGGAAGGGGTCTGGTTATTCACTCAAGAGATCTACAATGATGATGAGGCCAGTCAACTTTGACA ATACACCTTGCATCCCAACTACGACTGAAGAGCCCCCGTCCACACTCGCATCAGTAGCAGCTACTTCAGACGATCCTGGGAATGCTTTAGCTGCAGGAGACGGCATATGGGATAAATACCTAGCT GGCGAGTATAACCCGGACGAGCCTGAGAGTGGGGGTAACGCCAGCTGGACAGAATGGCAGCTCTGGAAGACAGGCGAGCCGCTACCGCCAAGATATGACAAGAGTCAGAGACCAACAAGTGGGG AATATATCTACGACTCTAGAGTACGTACTGGCCTGGATAGATCCTCGACTAAAGGGCTTGACCACCTCCTGGGTTCCCGTTCCCCCGGACCTACTCTGGACACCGCCACTGAGCTTCGGGAGGAACATCAGAAGGACATCTGTCGTGGACAGGGGGAGTACATCGGACACGGGGATATCCCTGTGGCTGCACAAGAGTGGGCTGACTGTCTTTAG
- the LOC118410001 gene encoding uncharacterized protein LOC118410001 — MPLHGYNGVRFRLMSFSDTSRDQIKTDSAEVVSQFMLSRVQLSGTLQSFLTNVSDCSYFRQSCEYNAETCPFTSSKDCRTTVGECAMEKADCPEEARRVSEEARRVARSANNLHKGLKALNRSC; from the exons ATGCCGCTTCATGGAT ATAACGGAGTCAGGTTCCGACTGATGTCCTTCAGCGACACATCCCGGGACCAGATAAAGACTGACAGTGCCGAAGTGGTGTCTCAGTTCATGCTGAGCAGGGTACAGCTGTCTGGGACCTTACAGTCATTTCTCACCAACGTCTCAG ACTGCAGTTACTTCAGGCAATCGTGTGAGTACAATGCTGAGACGTGCCCCTTCACCAGCTCTAAGGACTGCCGCACGACTGTGGGGGAGTGTGCGATGGAGAAGGCGGACTGTCCCGAGGAAGCACGCAGGGTATCAGAGGAGGCGCGCAGGGTGGCTCGCAGCGCTAACAACCTCCACAAAGGTTTGAAAGCTTTGAACCGTTCGTGTTGA